From the genome of Longimicrobiaceae bacterium, one region includes:
- a CDS encoding DUF433 domain-containing protein gives MSNNQRRSSSPGLSPREAAFATGLSEKTINQAIDREEVQLLPKRRQDERERMLGLPDLVYLRLRNDVGRLLSPEGKRKLRQQLGHCVRERQRPEVVTIGAVEVRIGPEVEAIEQNLERIEQARSFVTSDPEVRAGEPVVRGTRIPVHMLGDLAEQGASREELLEDYPALTPETLDAALLYARMYPRRGRPRRAPWKNGVVVRKAS, from the coding sequence ATGTCGAACAATCAGCGCAGAAGCAGCTCTCCCGGCCTCTCCCCGCGGGAGGCCGCCTTCGCGACAGGTCTGTCGGAGAAGACGATCAACCAGGCCATCGACCGGGAAGAGGTGCAACTCCTCCCGAAGCGGCGCCAGGACGAGCGGGAGCGCATGCTGGGGCTCCCGGACCTCGTCTACCTCCGGCTTCGGAACGACGTCGGACGCCTGCTCTCTCCGGAGGGCAAGCGGAAGCTGCGCCAGCAGCTCGGCCACTGTGTCCGCGAAAGGCAGAGGCCGGAGGTGGTCACCATCGGTGCCGTGGAGGTCCGGATCGGGCCGGAGGTCGAGGCCATCGAGCAGAATCTGGAGCGGATCGAGCAGGCACGCTCCTTCGTGACCAGTGACCCGGAGGTGCGCGCCGGCGAGCCCGTCGTCCGCGGCACCCGCATCCCGGTGCACATGCTGGGCGACCTCGCGGAGCAGGGGGCGAGCCGCGAGGAGCTCCTGGAGGACTACCCGGCGCTGACGCCCGAGACGCTCGACGCGGCGCTGCTCTACGCGCGGATGTACCCGCGCCGGGGCCGTCCACGCCGCGCACCCTGGAAGAACGGGGTCGTGGTCAGGAAGGCGTCGTGA
- a CDS encoding lysylphosphatidylglycerol synthase transmembrane domain-containing protein produces MKFNFKAVLGIAVSLLLLWWALRDVSFAEVVHHVRNADPVLFLLAVAVATSGLAIRALRWRALLRPVAEGIPFRPRYAAVSIGFAANNLLPARVGEFARAYSLGRLAGVPVGAVLASLVMERVLDGLVIVALLFASMSAASFPAMVEVGGVDPRSAARVVAVLTGVLGALLFVLALAPERSVEVVDSVAERLLPSSLRRPLVDALHSFLGGLGVLRDPKLLAISVAWAAAQWTFLALSFYLAFLAFGIDVPFAGAVFLQSLVSLAVAVPSSPGFFGPFEAASKLGLGLWGVPPGQAVSFAIGFHIGGFIPVTLIGLWYVWRLNLSWKEVEASEETVEDIVERDEVTTLPTPRGP; encoded by the coding sequence ATGAAGTTCAACTTCAAGGCGGTCCTCGGGATCGCGGTGAGCCTCCTCCTCCTCTGGTGGGCTCTCCGCGATGTTTCTTTTGCGGAGGTAGTGCACCACGTCCGCAACGCGGACCCGGTGCTCTTCCTCCTGGCCGTCGCCGTCGCCACTTCCGGGCTCGCCATCCGCGCGCTCCGCTGGAGGGCGCTCCTGCGCCCGGTGGCGGAGGGGATCCCCTTCCGTCCGCGCTACGCCGCGGTCTCCATCGGCTTCGCCGCCAACAACCTCCTCCCGGCCCGGGTGGGGGAGTTCGCGCGGGCGTACAGCCTGGGCCGCCTGGCCGGGGTGCCCGTCGGCGCCGTGCTCGCGTCGCTCGTCATGGAGCGGGTGCTGGACGGGCTGGTGATCGTGGCGCTCCTCTTCGCCTCCATGTCGGCGGCCTCCTTCCCGGCGATGGTGGAGGTGGGCGGGGTCGATCCGCGGTCGGCCGCGCGCGTCGTAGCCGTGCTGACCGGGGTCCTGGGCGCCCTGCTCTTCGTCCTGGCGCTGGCGCCGGAGCGCTCGGTGGAGGTCGTAGACAGCGTCGCGGAGAGGCTGCTTCCGTCCAGCCTGCGCCGGCCGCTGGTGGACGCGCTCCACTCCTTCCTGGGCGGCCTGGGCGTCCTCCGCGACCCGAAGCTCCTGGCCATCTCGGTGGCCTGGGCGGCGGCGCAGTGGACCTTCCTCGCGCTCTCCTTCTACCTGGCCTTCCTGGCCTTCGGGATCGACGTCCCCTTCGCGGGGGCGGTGTTCCTCCAGTCGCTGGTGAGCCTGGCGGTGGCCGTCCCCTCGTCTCCGGGGTTCTTCGGCCCGTTCGAGGCGGCGTCCAAGCTGGGGCTGGGGCTCTGGGGCGTCCCGCCGGGGCAGGCGGTCTCCTTCGCCATCGGCTTCCACATCGGCGGGTTCATCCCCGTCACCCTGATCGGGCTCTGGTACGTGTGGCGTCTCAACCTGAGCTGGAAGGAGGTGGAGGCTAGCGAGGAGACGGTGGAGGACATCGTGGAGCGCGACGAGGTCACCACGCTCCCGACGCCGCGCGGGCCATGA
- a CDS encoding DUF5615 family PIN-like protein yields the protein MIQFLIDENLSPRLVETANALGYNAYHVVHRGWSSLKDPEVLRRVLAEDLTIVTNNWSDFRPMLQREEVHPGMVVILPNVRRERQVELFTAALLTIREHDPPLDMVNTVLEVDAEGTVVMYRIPKDS from the coding sequence GTGATCCAGTTCCTGATCGACGAGAACCTCTCGCCCCGCCTCGTGGAGACCGCCAACGCCCTCGGCTACAACGCGTACCACGTGGTCCACCGCGGGTGGTCGTCCCTGAAGGACCCGGAGGTGCTGCGGCGCGTGCTCGCCGAGGACCTGACGATCGTGACCAACAACTGGAGCGACTTCCGGCCGATGCTCCAGCGGGAGGAGGTGCATCCCGGGATGGTAGTGATCCTCCCGAACGTGCGGCGGGAGCGCCAGGTAGAGCTGTTCACCGCCGCACTGCTGACCATCCGCGAGCATGATCCGCCACTCGACATGGTGAACACCGTGCTGGAGGTGGACGCGGAGGGCACGGTGGTTATGTACCGGATCCCGAAGGACTCGTGA
- a CDS encoding JAB domain-containing protein: MYRVPAYKLQLVRDRTVPIRTRLCRSPREAADLFRAYVGDSDREHMVAIFLDTQNRFIGVHTVATGTVDYCIVGPREAFKAALLYNATSLVLAHNHPPGEHNPSDDDIQLTRQLQEAAELLDIVVMDRIVIGESGYASFIELGLLDPPADPPSPRKKRKRET; encoded by the coding sequence TTGTACCGCGTCCCCGCCTACAAACTCCAGCTCGTTCGAGACAGAACCGTACCCATCCGCACCCGGCTCTGCAGAAGCCCCAGAGAAGCCGCGGACCTGTTCCGAGCCTATGTCGGCGACTCCGACCGGGAGCACATGGTGGCGATCTTCCTGGACACCCAGAACCGCTTTATCGGTGTGCACACCGTCGCGACCGGCACCGTCGACTACTGCATCGTGGGCCCGCGGGAGGCCTTCAAGGCGGCCCTCCTCTACAACGCCACCAGCCTGGTGCTCGCCCACAACCATCCTCCCGGAGAGCACAACCCGAGTGACGATGACATCCAGCTCACGCGACAGCTCCAGGAGGCGGCCGAGCTTCTGGACATCGTGGTGATGGACCGCATCGTCATCGGTGAGTCGGGCTACGCGTCCTTCATTGAGCTCGGTCTCCTCGACCCGCCGGCCGATCCGCCCAGCCCGCGTAAGAAACGCAAACGCGAGACGTAG
- the ispE gene encoding 4-(cytidine 5'-diphospho)-2-C-methyl-D-erythritol kinase encodes MSVVRVEAPAKVNLRLRVLAREESGYHSLESLFCAVSLADTVEVRPGGPGVRLRVAGGVDTGPPERNLVVRAAERFGRELGREPALQVALTKRIPSAAGLGGGSSDAAAMLRALNALHGEPFGRAELLQMAAELGSDVPFFLCGSTLALGWGRGERLLALPALPPRPVLVAHPGVPMPTGEAFRRVAERRAGRTAPEAFAFGTELLGGWAGVCALAENDFEPAAFEQVPVLAAAKRAMQDAGALVCLLAGSGASLFGVFPSADERGEAEGRVGALGLATWTAETLASELPVVGQSGCDGE; translated from the coding sequence ATGAGCGTCGTGCGCGTGGAGGCCCCGGCCAAGGTGAACCTGCGGCTCCGGGTGCTGGCGCGGGAGGAGTCCGGCTACCATTCGCTGGAGTCGCTGTTCTGCGCCGTCTCGCTGGCGGACACGGTCGAGGTGCGGCCTGGCGGGCCCGGGGTGCGGCTGCGGGTGGCCGGCGGGGTGGACACGGGGCCGCCGGAGCGCAACCTGGTCGTCCGTGCGGCGGAGCGCTTCGGCCGGGAGCTGGGGCGGGAGCCCGCGCTGCAGGTGGCGCTCACCAAGCGGATCCCCTCGGCGGCCGGGCTGGGCGGGGGGAGCTCGGACGCCGCTGCGATGCTGCGCGCCCTGAACGCGCTGCACGGGGAGCCCTTCGGGCGCGCGGAGCTGCTGCAGATGGCGGCGGAGCTGGGGAGCGACGTGCCGTTCTTCCTCTGCGGCTCCACGCTGGCGCTGGGGTGGGGAAGGGGAGAGCGGCTGCTGGCGCTCCCGGCGCTCCCCCCGCGCCCGGTGCTCGTGGCCCACCCCGGCGTGCCGATGCCCACGGGCGAGGCGTTCCGGCGCGTGGCGGAGCGGCGGGCGGGGCGGACGGCCCCGGAGGCGTTCGCCTTCGGGACGGAGCTGCTGGGGGGGTGGGCGGGGGTGTGCGCCCTCGCCGAGAACGACTTCGAGCCGGCGGCGTTCGAGCAGGTGCCGGTGCTCGCGGCGGCGAAGCGGGCCATGCAGGATGCCGGGGCGCTGGTCTGCCTCCTCGCGGGGAGCGGCGCCTCGCTCTTCGGGGTCTTCCCCTCGGCGGACGAGCGGGGGGAGGCGGAGGGGCGGGTGGGGGCGCTCGGGCTGGCGACCTGGACGGCGGAGACGCTGGCTTCGGAGCTGCCGGTGGTGGGTCAGTCCGGCTGCGACGGAGAGTGA